The nucleotide sequence GCAAAATTTCATCTGCAAAACTGGATTATGAAATTCTCTATTGGATTTTGGTAAAATAATTCAATGTGCACCATTTTCTAGGTCTAAATTTGCTAGTTTActtttaaattgttattttttcTTAATCAGTGTGCTGGAATCCCTTGCTGTACTGAAAAGGTCTCAGAAGTTAATAACAGAGAGACCGTATCCTAAGTGTTTCCCATTTGTCCCCCATGCATTTAACTTTCATATGGCAATCTTGATTGATGTTTAATAGTTTGTGCAAAGCAAGGTTCTTAATTAGTTGCTTTGTTAAAATGCTGCTGCTACTAATCTTGTGACTTTCACGTGGTcttgctgatttttttcccccttcttttaaATGGATGTGATAAAATCCAGAAGTGTGTTTAAGGATTTCTTTAAACCCAGTTTGTATATAGTTAGTCTGTGTTAGAAACCCCAGTGAGGGATTTTAAAGGAGCCATGTAGCACTCAAGCATCCGCCTCACCACGCTGGCAATGCCTGTGCAAGTTCTGTAAGGGAAACAGTCTGAGAATAGTCCCAATATGTGTCAGGATACATTTCCGATAATCTGCCTTGAATGCTGTAGTACAGGACTGAAAAGGAACGGAATTCTTGGGCAGCATCTTTCATAGAAGTGACTCTTGCCTGACGTTATAACAGATTGTAAGACTCTGCTGTGATTCTTTATTGTTGTTGCCTGGGTGCTTGCCAGTaattaaataacaaaacaagAGGGATGAAGAAGGGGCTTCAGTGGAACATCACAATTGTGTTTTATTGTGCCCAGCTAGGATTTCTCCCCATCTGTCCTAATATAACTGACTGGCCCTGCAGTTTGGGGTATTTTCCTAACAGAATGTTCACTGAGAGTTTTCTAAGTGAGTTTCATTATAACCAACAACAAAGCAGACCTGAGAAACAACTCGTGCCTGATTTCTCTGTGTCTGTGCGCACGGAGGGAACTTGCACTGAGCCTTTCATCTTGCCATCTTAATATCTGGACAGCACACACTGCGCTGTAGAACTCCTGAAGTCCCCTGACTTTGAAATGTTTACTGAAGAGTTTCCCTCAGAACCTTCAAAGCTAAACATTGGCACTGACCCATGATACCTAACAAGCAAATACAAATAGGAGAAGGATGAGCAATGGGCAGAGTTcaaatggggaaaaggaaggagcaaTGGATTTGATTTGTAGCAAATATGTGTATACCCACACTAAATACTGTAAAATGCTTTCAGCTCTCATTTGTATCTAACCTGAAAAATGAGTACAGTCTGATACCGAAATCAAATGCACCACAGTTTAGGTAAAAAGACACTTGTGGGGTTGGAAGTCTATGCAGTGTTCctagtaaaacaaataatattccCTCCACCCTTTGAATATGGGCACCTGGATACACATTTATATCACATTTCCTTTGCAGGCTTCCTTATTTGAAAACTTATACATGTTAAACATAGAGGACTAAATTCATGCCTACAGTAAGTGGATGCAGctttcactgatttcaaagggatcTGCAGCGACTTTACCACAGATAAATTTGAACCAAAACATGAATGCATGGTTCATAGGCTGTTAATGGGTTTCATAAGCTGGAGACCTGACTTATACAACTGGAAGTTCTTGTGTTTTTTCGGTCTTGCATTTGGTCCTTCTGTAAAGCTCCATAGAGGTAGATTGGGTAGAAAAGAATGAGATAGATAGAGGAGAGGATCCATCAGTGGTTATTAGTACTGGAagcttggaaaagaaaacaaatgaacacCAGTTATGACTGTTAAGCACCAATTACTGTGCAACCATCTAGGGTGCCCTCTCTTTCTTGTGAGTGAAATTCTCTATCCCTGACATGCATCTATAGACCTACAGATAGACGCTGCCTTCCCAGTGGAGTGTAAGAGTACCATTTCCCTAACCTTTGTAAGACTGAATacatgtaacattaaaaaaaaatcctcaaccCCAAGTCTTGTGTGTCTTAGCTCCTTTCCCTCAGCTGTTAGTGGCTCTTGGGGAAGGCTCACGGTGATCGGTGCTCAAGGGGAAGGAATCCTCCCAAAGGCTCTggtttttttagttatttattccTATTTGCATTTCAAGGGCAGGCTTTTGCAGGAGTTTAGGGGAGGGCCAGAGCTCTTAGCCCATTTTCTAAATGCTCTTGCAGCTGTACAGCCCCATTTCAGATCTCACACACTTACCCCACTGCAGCCCTATGCCTGATCTACTCATTACCATGTGACCTACTGACACTGCAGTCAGACCTGGACTCTTTAGCGGGCACTCAGAGTACCCTATTCCCCCTGGAAAATATGAACCACATGACATGATGAATGTCTTCCATTAAAAAAGTTCTCAAATTTCTCAATTGTGATGTATAGATCAAATTTCTTTTACATGTGGCCATCCAAAACTCATACAGATGAATATTGTCATATTTCTTCTGTATAGCATAGTCTCTGTCtctacacacacacgcacacacatgcgcgcgcgcgcacacacacacacacacacactagaaccGAGAAGAAATCCATCTACTAAAATGCTTTATAGTTCAAGTTTTGTATTAGCCATCTCAAAACAAGCTATATCATCACATAAAATAGTAATGAGTAAGAACTTAGGCTATTTCATGCCAGTcccatgcttaagtaccttgctgaatttgGGGGTCTGACTAATTATCAGTTATATCAGCCGCTGTGCTATGATGCAATCATTCCATTAGGATGACATTGCTAAAAGCAGTCTAAATCATAAAAGGAAAGAGATATTAGAGGCTGTTCACTAAAGGAGATCTTtagttttaaagcaatttaaagcAGTAAGACCATTCAAATAATTGTTCATTGCAGAAATAGAGAAACTCTTGTAATATCTGGTAAACAAATAGTGTAAATTCATTAATAGAAATGCTCTTTTGATATACTGAAAGTAAGCAACGTAGATCCAATCAATGAATTTTCTCTGCAACAAACTGAAATACTGTGCTTCATAGAACAATAGTCTCTACTTAAGCAAAGGAATAATATGTTTGTGCCATTTCAAGGTTATCTGCTTAACAGCACACTGTTATGAATTGATGTAGGTGTTTTAGCACTGGCAAATGGTAAAGGGTAAttgatctctttttttaaaaaaaatttgcttttcaGAACTATGTATGAGTAATTCAAGCAAGGAATGTGTCCTCCTGGAGTTTGTATTGCCAGAGGATATAATGAAACTTAACAATTTTGCATGCTGAAACAAATTGGAAAATAGGCAATAAATTCTAAAAATACTGCAGGTGTGGGATTAAGTAAATCAAAACTGGAGTATATCATCCTATATTAAGGGACCCGAGTGGAGTGTAATTAAAAGGCAAGCAGCCTATAACTGCCTAGAACTAACACCTCTTCTGTTTTTTTCATCATACTTTTAATCTGAAGTAACATTACAATCTGTAATGAAATCCACTAGCCTGGGGAAAGCCTGCTAATGCAGTATTTTCAAATCATTCAAAAACTGGCTAATAAAATCAAGAAGCtattatttgaagaaaaaaaatccttgctttTGTCCATTTCCATAGATAGGACATGAAGAAAGGagttttccttttaaacaaaCTTCATATATTATGCACCACAACAGACTGTTTTCTGTTTCAACAATTATAGCTTGAGAAGCAGTGTTTTATTGAGGTAGCATAACCTGCCAGCTTTTATGATAAAAATAAATTGCTGCTGGGCTCAATCTTTTTTCAGAGACCCTTAAATGAATGTGCCTGTCTTCTTCTCAATCAAAATGGACTGTGAGGACAAACACCTTTCCCCAGAACTAACATGGGAAGGCAAATAAATATTTCCTAGCATCTCCCTTGTAGAGCTTGATACATGACCTCTTGTGCTAAATTCTAAAAGAGGCCTGATTCTTCAAAGGACTACTTGCATGAGAAAGAGCTAATCATGTGAGGGGGTTTAAAGGTTATTATGGGGAGTCCTTCTTCATACCCTGAGGAGGATGTCCATGTAGGTTAAGGAGGTTAGAAGGGACTCAAGGATAAGAGACAGCAACCTCAAATAGGTTCTTTAAATGCTTGCCTCCTCTTGCTCCCTCAGCCTGTTGCCTGTGGGAAGGAGGTGGTGGCAGTTAATTTATTTAACAGCAGTTACTATGGTTAAGGTTGCCAAACAATAATAACATCATAATCTCCTGTTTTCCTTCACTCCTAACTTTCCTAAAAATTATCTTCAGGGGCTGAAATGTCCTATTCTAAGTCTAtggtgattttttccccccgagacagtttaaagaaaacaatttcaaTCATTTCTGGATTACGAATATGTGAAATGTAGAACTTGGCAAGTCAATAGCCCTTACTGAGGAGTACATCCCTAATCCACTGAAAGAAACTGGTTAGAAGTTaataaagttatgaatattggaaAGTCTTTTACTCAGTTTGCATGGTACTAAATATCACTATCTGACAATTCATGCTTCCAAAGGGATGCTTCTTTTAGGTGCAAAATTTTCAATGCTGGTTAGATGTTCCAGGATACAGATTTCTAGGTAGGTTAACATGTACCATTTGGCCAAAGGCAACAGTGCTTGTTACCTCTGCCAGGAATCAAGCATGCAAAATTGACCATTTCATTAATTTTAAGGTATTTGTGTATTTGCAGATATGCTGCATAAGGTACACATAATCTAGAAATGGACACTTCAATATCAAATTGAGAGAGACAGTTAAACTAGCCTTATTTCAAACTTGAAATGCATACCTATTACTTGCACACTGCAGGGCTGGCACATTTGTTGAAGGCACCCATGTGATACTTATATGGTTAACAATGGGGGAGATAGGAAGGATTTGCTTCCCTTTTTGTTCcattatttcctttttctctttcaaaaaatatatagaaatttAAATGCAGAAATTAGGTAAACACAAGGCTACAAACAACACAAAATAAGGAAGCCACATATAAGTCAGGAAATGCAGAAATTAAGGTTTCTTCACTATGTGAACTTTAGCTTGGCTACAtttcatatatttaatattttctggTCCTGTTTtctgtgttaaatatataaaccaCAAGTCAcctcaagttaagcatgtgtgcaaATATTTTCAGCTTTGGGACCTATATTCTTAAACATATCACATACAGTATACGGATGTGAAAGTTGGCTGAATTAACcatgcaaaaataattttaacctatgtattttgtgatttttattattttaattgtacaACCTTTCCACTGCTTTTGCATGATATTgcaatgtgttttcttttctttttgactgaaGTGTGAATGTAGTACTTGTGAAGATTGATCTAGATTGCTAGACGAGCGTTTGAAATATTCTGTTTATCCAGAGAATACTCAGGCAGCATCAATGCAAACTTCCCCAGACTGCTTCCACATTGAACCTCCACTTTGATCTGGCTCATTCAGGCTTTCGCATCTGTGCTGAGACTGTGACAACAAAAATGCCAATTAGTGCCAACTCGGATGGCAACTTTTGTGGTGGTGATGACTGCTTTCCATTGAAAAGTGGAATGAAATTGGCAAACACATATCCCATAGGGCACTGAAATGCAATGCAATATTTAACTtgtcatatattttatttacattaaatacaGGCCTACAAATTGAGGAGCTCATCATAAAGTATTTCTCTTCTGTTagtataaatcagtgtaaatgCAAATTCCTAGAGCTATACCAGTTAACATTATAGTGGACTGCCAGTTCTACtatcagcagagaatctggctctATATTTTGTGCATGTGGATTTCCTATAGTGACTTCTGTTTGATACCTCACCAGTGGAACTACTACTATGAAGTACTCTCCTTGTTGTAGAAGGAGAGTTTTTCTTGGCCACCTACATATCCCCCTCTAGACTAACATCCATGAACCAAGATAAAGACTGTGTTATGGTGGCTGTCATGCATTATAAACGTAGAGGTGTGAATACAGTTAACATAGCtttaattattactatttttgttttgtttttagccaGCATCCTGTGAAGATGGGTGACTGGAGTGCCCTGGGAAAACTTCTTGACAAGGTTCAAGCTTATTCTACTGCAGGAGGGAAGGTATGGCTCTCTGTCCTCTTTATATTCCGCATCTTGCTCTTGGGGACAGCAGTGGAATCAGCCTGGGGAGATGAGCAATCTGCTTTCCGGTGCAACACACAGCAGCCTGGTTGCGAGAATGTCTGCTATGACAAGTCCTTTCCAATTTCTCATGTGCGCTTCTGGGTTCTGCAGATCATATTTGTGTCTGTGCCTACCCTCTTGTATCTGGCACATGTGTTCTATGTGATGCGGAAAGAAGAGAAACTGAACAAGAGAGAAGAAGAGCTCAAGGGTGTCCAAAATGATGGTGTGAACGTGGAGATGCACCTCAAACAAATAGAGATGAAGAAATTCAAGTATGGAATTGAAGTGCATGGCAAAGTTAAAATGCGAGGAGGACTGCTCCGTACTTACATCATCACTATTCTCTTTAAGTCTATCTTTGAGGTGGCCTTCTTGGTGATACAATGGTACGTCTATGGGTTTAGCCTGAATGCTATTTACACTTGTGAGCGAGACCCATGCCCACACAGAGTGGACTGCTTCCTCTCCCGTCCAACTGAGAAAACCATCTTCATTATCTTCATGCTGGTAGTGTCTTTAGTATCTCTTGCCTTGAACATTATTGAGCTTTTCTATGTGTTCTTCAAGGGTGTCAAGGATCGTGTGAAAGGAAAACCAGACCCCTACTCTCCCACCGGTACTGTGAGTCCTGCCAAGGAATGTGGATCCACGAAATATGCTTATTTCAATGGCTGTTCCTCTCCCACTGCCCCCTTATCACCCATGTCTCCACCAGGCTACAAGCTTGTTACTGGTGACAGGAACAATTCCTCCTGTCGTAACTACAATAAACAAGCCAGTGAGCAAAACTGGGCAAATTACAGTGCTGAGCAGAACAGATTGGGACAGGCTGGCAGCACCATCTCCAATTCTCATGCCCAGCCCTTTGATTTACATGATGATCCCCAGAACACTAAAAAACTGGCATCAGGGCTTGAGATGCAGCCTCTAACCCTTGTGGACCATAGGCCACCGAGCAGAGCCAGCAGCCTAGCCAGTAGTAGACCTAGACCTGATGACCTAGAGATCTAACCATTCCGAGCTGCTCAACTATTAAATGAAATGCATTGGAAGATGCATGCAGTGTTCATTTTGTTCCAGTGGAGGTGGTACTTAATAGTCTCAACCAGGAGTTTTTAACAATCATAAACACTTTTAAGTTACTTGGTGTTTTCTGGGGCTCTAGGGGCGGCATGGGGGTGGTACAGTGCATACCGGTATTTAAAGCAGCTGATTTAAAGAATTTAAATACTAAGAAAGAGAAGATTAGCCAACATTAaggtagggttttgtttttctaGAAAGGATGTAAAtgtctaagtgtgtgtgtgtgcatagtgTGTTCATTTCTAAAGTCTTCTGttgtaataaaaagaaatcacTTTTTTCACAATGAAATGCTGCCTGAAGATGAAGATATGTTTTTCCTGTTGAACAGGTGAAAGACCTAGGATTGTCTTTGATCATTTCCCTGTCAAGAACATTCCATTGTTAAAATTTGCACTTTGAAGGTAAACTTCCTCTTTTGATCCTCTTGGCATCAATAGACTTCTTCATGGATAACTTTATATTCTTTGAATCACATCAGTGAAAATTTCAAACAAGGCCCACCAAAATACATTGATCAGAGGCTTCTCGATTCTTCATACAGGTAGATTTTGTTGTGTGTGGAGTTTGGACGTTCTGCACACCTACATCATTCCTACAGTATCATccacattttgttttctaaagcaATATTCACATTCAACAGCTCACACATATATTATAatgaaagccttttaaaaaaccaTTTTGCTACCACTTGCAGACTTAAGAGTTGGAGTCAGACAATCAAGGCACCTTCAGTTATTTCTATCACACATGTATGTGTATTTGGGATTTGTGTGGGGAAGGGGTTTCCCTGGAGACATGCATACATGAGACACACTAACAAGCATtgagaaacacacacagcaaacTTATAGTTGACATTTTCTGATGATATTTGTGGAGATGTGGGCCACCATGGTGTTTACATTATATGATTCCTGCAGTGCAAGTAAAGCACATGTCTGACTTATTTTAATTCAATATCTTATTTTCCATGTATCCTATGATGGATGCTATTACTTTGTTAGGTATGAATagagggttttgttttctttttgttttttttaaatcgccTAATCCTGTAGATCTTACTCTGGAAAAACTCTCTCGAATGCCAGTGAGAGTattgcctgagcaaggactgtATGATCAGGTCCAAAAAGTAGCTGTGGTGCTCTTGATGGCATGAATGATTTTCTTTTGTAGctgttagaaatggaaaagacctattagatcatttAGTCCTTCTCCCTGTTATGTAGTAATTGATGCTTGAATGATAGAGATTGTAGTACTGTAAACAAGCTTTAGTCTTTAATGTGAGAAACTTAGAAAAAATGCTTTGAGTTGGATTAATAATAAAATGTGCCTACATGAATTtttcagtaacttttttttttcctacacatAATCGTATACTCAACTGTAATAGTCTGGTTCAATCCAATGTTGACAGTTAAATCTTTCTAGATGAATTCAGCAATTTTGATGTTTGCACTTAGATTTTGTTTGGAATGAAAGTGAAGCTGAAAGGGTTTCTAAAGAGTACAAttctaactaatttatttgaaatatatGCTAAAGAAATCTACCAGTTTCTTCAACCACATTGCCTTTTAGCTCAACACAGATCAACCAAGGGAATACATTGCTTGGTTTCATTGTGCAGTAACACAGATAAAGGATTTTGTTTAACACATTATACTAATTTGTTTGACATTCCATGTTAAACTACTGTCCAACTTCATTGCATGTATGCAGCCATAGTCCATCAGATCATTTTGTCTAGAGAACATACTTTAGTCAATAAAGTTTTAATTTAGTATAAATCAGCTTTCTCATTGTCTTTTACTTTGACACACGATTGCTGTTTATCTTTTGTCTCAAGATTATGGTGCGATGGAAGGATTCATCCAAAGCATTTCCCATATAAAAACAGTTTACATGGGTTTATGTGATGGTTTGTGTTGTGGGTACGCACGTATTTTCAAACTGGATTAACTTAGTTTGATCTGATTTTTAAACCCCCCATGTACACAAGCTGTAAATTTGCTTTGAATTGAAAGTTCAcagtaatcatagaatcagatTCTGGTACCCTGAGTGAAACTAAATTAATGgaatcagtgggaccactcatgCAGAAAGGTGCTATTCCACTGAATCAGGATGTCAGACTCTGGCCTATAGTTTGGGAATATACATTTAA is from Dermochelys coriacea isolate rDerCor1 chromosome 3, rDerCor1.pri.v4, whole genome shotgun sequence and encodes:
- the GJA1 gene encoding gap junction alpha-1 protein; translation: MGDWSALGKLLDKVQAYSTAGGKVWLSVLFIFRILLLGTAVESAWGDEQSAFRCNTQQPGCENVCYDKSFPISHVRFWVLQIIFVSVPTLLYLAHVFYVMRKEEKLNKREEELKGVQNDGVNVEMHLKQIEMKKFKYGIEVHGKVKMRGGLLRTYIITILFKSIFEVAFLVIQWYVYGFSLNAIYTCERDPCPHRVDCFLSRPTEKTIFIIFMLVVSLVSLALNIIELFYVFFKGVKDRVKGKPDPYSPTGTVSPAKECGSTKYAYFNGCSSPTAPLSPMSPPGYKLVTGDRNNSSCRNYNKQASEQNWANYSAEQNRLGQAGSTISNSHAQPFDLHDDPQNTKKLASGLEMQPLTLVDHRPPSRASSLASSRPRPDDLEI